In Heteronotia binoei isolate CCM8104 ecotype False Entrance Well chromosome 5, APGP_CSIRO_Hbin_v1, whole genome shotgun sequence, the DNA window aatcacagagttggaagggacctccagggtcatctagtccaaccccctgcactgtgcaggaaacccacaaatacctaccccaaattcacaggatcttcatcgctgtcagatggccatctagcctctgtttaaaaacctccaaggaaggagagcccaccacctcccgagggagcctgttccactgaggaatcgctctaacggtcattaagttcttcctaatgttgagctggaaactttcgatttaatttcaacccattggttctggtcctaccttctggggccacagaaaacaattccacaccatcctctctatgacagcccttcaagaacttgaagatggtgatcatatcactctcagccgcctcctctccaggctaaacatccccagctccttcagcctttcctcataggacttggtctccagacccctcaccatcttcgtcgccctcctctggacctgatccagcttgtctatatacttcttaaaatgtggtgcccaaaactgaacacaatgctccaggtgaggtcttaccggagcagagtaaagtgataccatcacatcatgtgatctggacactatacttctgtcaatacagcccaaaattgcatttgcctttttagccaccgcatcacactgttgactcatgttcagtgtatgatccactaagacccttagatccttttcgcacatactactgctaagacaagtctcccccatcctataactatgcattggatttttcctactgaaatgcagaactttacatttatccctgttaaaattcattttattggttttagcccagttttccagcctgccaacgtcatcctgtatcctgttcctgtcttctactggattgcaacccctcccaatttagtatcattggcaactttaataagcattccctctattccttcatccaaatcattgataaagatgttgaacaaaacaggtcccaggacagatccttgaggcactccacttgtcactcctctccaagaggatgaggaaccattcacaagcactctttgggtgcaatctgtcaaccagttacagatccacctaacggtaacaggatccaagccacattttaccaacttgtcaacaaggatagtatgtggaaccttatcaaaagccttactgaaatcaagataaatgacatctacagcattcccctgatccagcaaggtagtcactttcttaaaaaaaaaatcaggttagtttgacattacttgttcttgagaaacccatgctggctcttagtaatcattgTGTGCTGAAGAACTCTAGTTGGTAGAACACTTCAGTGAaaaagctgcatgtggctcccaagccacagtttggccatccctgctctgaaTGTCTGGGATTGGTGTTCCTCCAGGTTCCACTTCTAGCTCTTGGAACCAGCCTAGCAGTTAGGATGATAGAATGGAAGTCTAATAGAAGCCCACATTGTGAAGATCATGCCCCAAATCAGTTTGGACTGGAAAAGAGTACAGAAACCCATTGATAGGCAGTCACTACGTGCATCCTACTCTTCTTTTAGCCCATTATGGGGGCAACTTCTTTCTGACATGCACTACTTGTTCCTCATGATTATCTTTCTCAAGGGCTGGTGAACTGGAACCAAAAAGGTTTCCTGCATAGGTGTGTGAACTCTATAGGACAGCAAAAAGAAACTATATCAACATCAGCACTGTAAGCCTCCAGGAAGAACCCAGAGTAGCATGGAGGGCAGTCAACACAGCTGTAACTTGGGGAGGAATGACTTTCTCTGTGTTCCTGGGACAGTCCTGAGATGGGTCAGGTTTAGGAGTGGTCACGATATAACTGGACAAGTTTGTTGGACTCTGGTCACATGTAGGTTGCTGCCCAATGGCACTCATTTCCTTCCTCTTTAGGACAGTTTGAAGCAAACGCCTCTCTATGACTTTCACCGACACCATGGTGGGAAGATGGTGGCCTTTGCAGGCTGGAGCCTACCTGTACAGTACACACACAGCCacttggagtcccacctgcacaCGCGTCAGCATTGCTCACTCTTTGATGTGTCTCACATGCTACAGGTAAGGTCTGAAAGGACAGATGGCCACAGAGGAAGGGCCCTGCCTTACTGCTGTAGCTTCTCTTGTCTTCACATGGCACTGGACATTTCATCCCCAAATACATTCCTAGTGGATACTTTCAGAATTGACAAGTGTTGATCTTTCTGGGACAATCTGACAGAGGCCAGATGCTTTTGTATGCTAAAAAGCACAAGACTATTTTGATGCACAGGACAAGATGGTGGCCCTCTGCGTTTCCACCAAAAGCAAGTTTGCTTTTTTGTAACACTGAATATAAGAAAATGTGCTAGGGAGCTTTGACTAACTGCAGCCCTGCCCCCCTATGGCATGTTTACCATATTTCCAGCCGCACAAATACTTTTCAAAATGTGGTGATCCTTATGGTCccgtcccccacccctgccacacacactatgtggaacaggtttttttttttaattagtctCAAAGAAATGCTTGGGTAGAATTATCAGGGCAGAGCAATGTGAGGTCTGAGCTGATTTACAAGGATTTAGAGCTGGGGAAGTGATGGTGGATGCCAACCACTGAATATGATTACTGAGCTCATGGTTGGTCACAAAAGCTCTCTAGCATGATCCAGGTATGCAGACGCACACATTTAATCCAGACAGCAGAGTGTTGCATTGTGTCAGTAATTTGTAACACTGTCTCTGCTCTTCATGGCAACTTTTTAAAAGATATTGCCAGACTTCTGCGGTTACATGCAGTTGGTTACAGCAACTCTGAGTACTGTTTCTGCTGTGAAAGAGTACATTTTCCTGTCACTAGAACATGCTACATGAATTCCTTGGCCAATAAATGGAAATTAGTTCATATTTGTATTGTTAGCCAGTGACAATGATCCCTTCTAGTGTGAGAGATCTCTAAAATCTGGCATGGACCCAGCAGTaatttctgctgatggaaggcAATTATATTAGCAAAGTGTGATGCTCATGCCTATTAGCTTCTGCTACACTTCAAAATACCCTCCCCCCAATGCTGCTCCTGGAAGACAGGGACTCCTAGGAACAGCATGAGGAGAGAAGCCAAAGGAGTGCAGCAAAAAAAAGGAACAGGCAAAAATCACACTGCTGCTCCCATCATGAGAAATCTTTCATGGGTGCAACCCTATACTTGGGCTGTGCTGATAATTCTGGTCACATTGGACAACTCAGCTACACCAAACCATGCTGCCGTTGGGTGGGACAGTGGTGCCATGCCCAGCTCTGAAGTCTCGTCACGTCCTGAATACTACATAACACATGGGCAATGTGAATTTATTTGTTGTCTTTCACAGACTAAAGTGTTTGGCAAAGACCGGGTGAAATTCCTGGAAAGCCTAGTAGTTggggacattgcagagctgaagCCTGATCAGGTATGTTGGAGGCCTGTGAGTTAGACACAGATGTGGTCCAGTGAACAACACGCTGAGATTGGCTATGGGGCTCCCAGAGTCACAGTCTTGCTTGACTACATTTTTCCCCATAAGTCTTATGGCCAAGTCAGCCATGATGCTGGAAGTTCTGGGATGGAGGTCTCAGCATTTCTCTTGCTTTAAATGGCAGGGTTTCAATTCAGATTAGGACCATGGTACAAGGGAACGGAGATTTAAACCTCCTTCCTCATACCACTTTTCTGATCTGATATAGTCACATGGACTTACTACTTGCCACATCAAGGGAAACACAATGCAGGAACATATCTGTATGCCACCAGGGCCAATACCATCTCCATGCAGAAATTTAAGTTCAGACAGACAacactggaggtggtggtggggaagatgGCTTAAACTTCCTTCTCTTTGTACCAACAGTTCCATTCTCAAGCAAGCCCCTGTAAACCTGCTCTTTAAAGGAAATGAGATGCTGGTGGCTGTGTCCATGGAGCTGTCAGTGTCATgactagtttggcccttagactCCTAGGGTGGCTGAGAACCTTTCCTGAGCCCTTAAGAAAGAACAGGGAAACAAATGTAAATAAAAGTAATGCATGGATTTCTAATTATGATCAAATACAAATGTGCCTAAGCATAATTATTTTTTGCAAGCTGCAATCCAGCACCATTTCCCAAATACAGGGAAACAGTCTTGTTACTGGGGACAGCTGTACTACAATTTGTAGTACATCTGTTTCCAGGATGGATAGCACAGAAGTGTAATGCCCAGTACCCCAACAAAATGTTTAAGAGTTCACAGAACAGCCTTATGGTTCTTCATCTCTCTTAATAAAACACAATAGTGTTGGTGGCTTTGAATCACACAAGTAttgcagaaattaaaaaaaaaaatctgtgtaggcatggggtgtgtgtgggaaATTGATGTCACACTCCATTAATTCTTGAACGTTTACCCTCCGCACAGCAATCACCAACATACTGAGGTCAATGACTGCCTTTCTTACTCCTAATGCTGATCCTTTAATATTAAATTTCTAACCAAACTTATTGCTCAGTCTGTCTTCTTTTGCCTGGTAACTCAAGAGACTGAACGTCCGGTGTCACTTTCAGGACTAACCATGTCTATTTCAGAGCTTTACTCTTTAAGATGCCAGTGGACTTTTCCTTTATTTTGCTACAGCAGGCTAGTGCAACAACCTTTTAGCAATCAACTTAGGATGCCAGTCATTGGAGTCAGGCTGAGCACAGCTTTATTTCCAGGGCACTCTATCTCTGTTCACGAATGAAAAGGGAGGCATCATAGATGACTTGATTGTGACCAGCACCTCAGAGCAGCACCTTTATGTGGTCTCCAATGCAGGCTGCATGGACAAAGATTTAGCCCTCATGCAGGTATGTTTCCAGCCAGGATCACCCTGGGGAGGAGGCAACACAAGAAACAGGGATGACAGGTAGGTAGTTGCTTCTGCTGACTTGATCAGTCCCTCTCCCACAGTGGATGTTGAATCATTACAGgaaggatgggatgggatggacaAGGGGAAGCTGTCCCTACTGCATCAGGATCTTGCAGTCACCTTTGTTTCCCCTCACAGAACAAGGCAAAAGTAATGAAAACTGCTGGATGTGACGTGGATTTAGAAGTTTCAGACAATGCTTTGCTTGCTCTGCAAGGTAAATCACACCTTTGCAAAAGAAACATGTATACCAGTAGCAGGGCCAGGCTCTCATGTAGTAAAAAGAATGCACTGAACTATTTCAGTGCCCATTTCTCTGCATCTCCCAAGCCAAAGCAATGTTCCTGCTCACATCCCTAGGCTAACTTCAAATTGCTCCTTTTGTTCTGTTGCATTTGCTGTGTTCTCATCTAAAACATCCTCTCGGGTTTGCTTTGTTAGGCTCACTTGGGTCCTGCAAGGCCAGTTCATGTTCAACTGAAAGGATATCAACTGGCCTTGGGCCTGAAATCAAAAGGTCATTACAAGTTGGTACTCACCTCTATGCTCCTCTCTACCTTTAACCACTGATCAAAATATAGTTAGGCTAAGAGAAGCAAAGTAAAGGAAGCATTATGCTCATTATGTGGATGAAACAATCTCTAGCTGAAATATGCAATTCTTTCAGCACTCAACTGGGACTTCTTTTGGAGGACTCTAAAGAACTAACAACCACTTGCAGGCCTTTCAGCTTGTtgttctgtttcctgcttccCCTACCAGGTCCTGCCATGGCCCGTGTGCTGCAGGCTGGGGTGTCGGACAATCTGGCCAAGTTGCCTTTCATGAGCAGTGCAATGATGAGTGTATTTGGAGTGCAAGGCTGCAGGGTCACACGCTGTGGCTACACAGGCGAAGATGGTGTAGAGGTACTATGCAGTCAACTCACCCAAGGGATTAAAGGGGATTGAGACAGTGAGAAATTTTGTGGGCTGGTGATGTCagattgctgggggtgggggacctGGGAAGGGAAGTTATTTCAGGTCGGGGGTAACAGAAAGATCCACACAGCAAATCCAGCTGGTTGGGGCTGAGGAGTCAGGCCACATGAATGAATAACTTCAGGCTGGTCAGGAGTGGGCAAGGATAGGGAGTAACTGAATCTGGAAAGCAATGGTAAAAAGCCCACTGACCAAATGACTTTCCCTACCCAGATCTCTGTCCCTGCAAGCCGAGCAGTGGAGCTGGCTGAGCTACTGCTCAGGGATCCAACTGTGTGGCTGGCTGGACTTGCTGCTCGAGACAGTTTGCGCTTGGAGGCAGGGCTCTGTCTCTATGGAAATGACATTGAGGAGAGCACGACTCCTGTGGAGGCCAGTCTGATATGGACTCTGGGTAGGTGTTGCTGCATCTCCAGATTTGTGCTTTCTCATTTTCCTGGCTAAATGCAGAAACGGATCACGTTCCTACCCTGCGCCACCCAAATCAACTACCATATTTACCCAAAAGGAAGACAACGCGTAAGGTAAGGCTATCCCTCTCAAAAAATAAGTTATTTGCAAAAGGTTATTGTTGTATGCAGctgtaaaataaatgaaaatttaAGATAGACTGTTGGCAAAATTTAGTCTTCCTTCCGAGGAAATAGGGTACTCCAAGGTCCAGGGCATGCTGGGCAGGTAAAACACAGAAACAATATACTGGCAAGGGGAAGGAAGCTGTAAGAATTGTTCCAACAGCATGGATGAAAGGCTACACAACATAATTACAGGGTCATTTGGACTACTTCCTAATCTGAATACTAGCAATAACTGTATAATAATAATTCCCTCTGACTGATTCCCAGGGAAACGTCGCCGTACTGCCATAGATTTTCCTGGTGCGCATATCATTGTGGCTCAAATCAAAGAAAAGCCAAAGAGGAGACGTGTAGGACTGATTTCCACAGGGCCTCCTATCCGTCAACACATGCCAATCCTTGGTCCAGAAGACAAAATCATTGGTAGGTAGAGCAGCAGTTCTGATTACTTCCCCACCCCAGTTACTCTGGGTGAGTGCTGAAAGTCCCATGCCATCTTTGAGATCAACAAAATTCATTCCGGCTTCAacaagaatgactggcccaagatcacccagtgagttttagCACCATATAGAGTATTTAAGCTTATGAAAGGTTTATGCTGAATTGATTTTGTCTTTAAAGTGCCtctggcatttttaaaatttaattgttTAGAAGTAGCTCCTAGTCAGCTCCTAATGCAGCACATCCTAGCAGTTCAGCTGTTGCAAATAAAATTTGAAAAACTCAACTGGATACCAAGAATAGCAGCCAACTGCTTGACTCTTCATCCCCTCCATAGCTTATCAAAGTACTGTCTAAAGCTACAAGGTCAGCACTCAAGCAAAGCTAGGGCCATTAAGGTGGTGAGTTCCCCTACTTTATACAGAAATTTGGTAGAGGTTGGATGTCGCTCATTAATCTGCCTTTCCTTCCTGTACAAGGTGAGGTTACCAGTGGCTGTCCCTCACCATGTCTGCAGAAGAACATTGCCATGGGCTATGTGGAAAGTGAATACAGCAAACCGAATACTGCCATCATGGTAGAAGTGAGGAAGAAGAGCTGCCCAGCTCAAGTGACCAAGATGCCCTTTGTACCCACCCACTACTACACAGTGAAATGAGCAGCTGCTGGCACAGATTCTATTTTGTTCTCTGTCAACCTATAAAGAAGCAGAGGGCCATGGACACTTCCTTTAGGAACTCTGGCTGCTAAAACCAATCAGTACTGAAAGATGAAGACCAGCTTGATCTGCTGAAGAAACTGCTTTAGTAAGTAAAAAGGACAGTGTAGACTAGTCCCAGATGTCTTGCTCCTTTAAACTAACACTGACATAGCAATAACTGGAGCTGCCCCAGTCTCTACACAGTGCCTTTCTAGTTTTGGACTGGTTTCTGTAGtttaagaaaaaattaaaaagcacaaCTTCTCCACTGCTCTCTAGATATTTGAGATGCAGTAATAGGCAACAAGCCCCTGATCTGATATTTGTTCAGCTAAAAAGCCTTCTAGTAAAGCTGACAGCCTTGTTTATTGTTCCTGCTCTTACAGTAGCAAGATGTAAGCTCACTGGCTTGTCCCTTTGATATGTTTCAGCATCAGAGCTAGGTTTTCTTAATTAAACATGTTTTGATCCCAGCTGGTACATTTTACCATGCTTTTATTCCCTTGGGTAAAAGATGGGAGATGTCTTCTACAAGAGCTGTGAGAAACTGGAGTCCACCATTCACAGTTCCACCATCTTGAGCAAATATCAGTATGAAACTTACATTATATTTCTAGTCTCAAAAAGGAAGCTGACCTACAAAGAAGCTCTGAAATATGGGCAAGCCAAGAATGGACTTGGCATCATTCACAGTACTAAGTGACTTCTTGGCCAGTTACATTCTCTTCTTTCAGATTATGCACACAAATTCCTTTTTACCTAAGGCACACAACAGTTTTTCTAAAGAGAACTCATGACCCTGTTCTAGAAACACTGGATTGGCGAAATCTAGAATCTGAAACAGGCAGCATTCTGAGCAATTCTTCAGCTTGGGTGAATTCCTCCTTTCTTTCTGGTCTAGAAAATTCACAAGGTAAAACCTGAAGGTACTATTTTGGGCTGTGAAAAATGTTTAGAAGAACTTATTATGATTAAGCATCTTCATGTCTAAAAGTGTTCATAAAGTACTAACCGCATCAGCTACTGCAATAATATGATTTGCTTTTTCCATCATGTCTTTATAATCTGTACATTATACACAACCAGCCAGGAGGGAGCAGCTGGCAGAATGAAGTGACACATCAGCACACCACCCAGCTGCAGAGCACACTCTACATTACTCCTCCAGGGCATGAGCATCAAGAACTATGCTTTGGAAAGGAAATATTTGTGGAGGCTGGTGAGCTCAACACTCTCAGTACGGACACACAGTGCAAAGACTGATTGGGGCAGGGAAATAGAAGGACTTCAAATTTCCTGGGCTAGGTCACAACAGCATCCCAAAGGCATATATAAGGATGGCTTAACCTATAAACTAAAATATGGGGCTCTCCTCACCATCAGTGTTCTCATCCTTGAGATTTGCTTCCCGTTTGAGCTGAGGCTGTTTGAagccaagaaaaataaaaacgTAACTGCAGAAAGTGGCCCCAACCAACCCGATGGGATTAGCTTGATGCTAAACAAATGGAGACCCAAGGATGGTTGGCAAAATGATTAGCACTATAGTAAAAAGAAGAATGCAAACAACTTAATGAGGGAAACTTTAGCTTCCCCAACCTGAGTAGAACAACCCTGAGACTCCATGCTTAATAACAGGATGGACAGGAGTAGTCACAGGTGAGCAATCCTTACAGCACCAGTGTTGGCCAGCAGTCAGGCCACAGGGCAGGAGAAAGGACAAGTATGGCTGCAATTTCCTCAGCATTGAAGGACCAAGGCCTCTGGCCCAACAGGCATCTTCTATGCTTCTGGAGCAGCAACAGTCTGGTTTTGTCAATTCCTGTCATCATTCCCGATGGGTTTTCATAGTTTCATTGCTTGAGCTCTCCCTAAGGAAAATCAGATACAACACATTAGTAAATCAGAGTCTTCAGAGAGAagtcttttgataaagttcctcatcaaaggctccttagtaagctcgagagtcatggagtaaaaggacaggtcctcttgtggatcaaaaactggctaattaataataagagaatgagtataaatgggcagtcttcacagtggaggatggtaagcagtggggtgccgcagggctcagtactgggtcccatgctctttaacttgttcattaatgatctggagttgggagtaagcagtgaagtagccaagtttgcagatgacactaaattgttcaaggtggtgagaaccagagagggttgtgaggcactccaaagggatctgctgaggctgggtgagtgggcgtcaacgtggcagatgaggttcaatgtggccaagtgcaaagtaatgcacattggggccaagaataccagctacaaatacaagttgatgggttgggAACTgacagactgaccaagagagagatcttggggtcgtggtagataactcactgaaaatgtcaagacagtgtgtgattgcaataaaaaaggccaacgccatgctgggaattattaggaagggaattgagaacaaatcagccagtatcataatgcccctgtataatttgatggtgcggtctcatttggaatactgtgtacaattctggtcaccgcatctcaaaaaggatattatagcactggaaaaaagtgcaggaaagggcaattagaatgattaaaggtttggaacactttccctatgaagaaaggttaaaacgcttggggctctttagcttggagaaacgtcgactgcagggtgacatggtagaggtttacaagattatgcatgggatggagaaagtagagaaagaagtccttttctccctttctcacaatacaagaactcgtgggcattcaatgaaattgctgagcagtcagtttaaaatggataaaaggaagtacttctacacccaaagggtgattaacatgtggaatagccagctttaagaggggattggataaaaatatggagcagaggtccatcagtgtgtgtgtgtatgtatatatgtgtgtgtatacacacacacacatatattggccactgtgtgacacagagtgttggactggatgggccattggcctgatctaacatggcttctcttatgttcttaagtcattctgttttctccaggatgaGACATCCAAATTGTTACCGATTCCATTATGGGGAAGAGTGCTCCAAGTCAGGAGTCTAAGACACTCACCACATTGAGAAATGGGAGGATCCATCTGGTGTTCCTCCATTCTGTCCTCCATTCTGTCCTACTGGAAAGAAGTAGAAAGCAGTCAGGCAAATGTTTTCTCTGAAACTGTTCCACCCAAGGAAGAACTACCAATGTTTCCTGCAACGGGATTAAGATAAAAATAGATTagggaaaaaataaattttattcaatgaacatatgaagctgccttatactgaatcagacacttggtccatcaaagtcagtattgtcttttcagactggcagcggctctccagggtctcaagctgaggtttttcacacctatttgcctggacctttttttggagatgctggggattgaacctgggaccttctgcttcccaagcagatgctctaccactgagccaccgtccctcccctattaccctcccccccaaaagaggTAAGGAATTTCCACACATACCATTTTAAACCATTTTTACTCTTTAAGTAAGAAGCACTAAGAAATAAAACAATATTACCACACAACTCACTGGCTAGGAGAGGGAGATGACAACTGCCCCTCGATCTCCCTTCACACTGACCAAAAAGTGGCACAAAAGGCTTATTCTGACAGGAAAAAACTTGCAGCTATCAGCAAACATTGGGTCAAATGAAATATTTATTCCTAAAGTGAGTTCTGCAGTAACATTTATTTAGCATCTATTTTTGCACAGCTTCACTTCCTCTCTGGGATAGTAGACAAGCCCATCCCCTTCTCACAGTCTCTTTGACCACTCCAATGTCTTCAGATTTGAGGAACTTTTCAGAAGAGTGATGCATTGTAACCAGTCAGTATAACCAAGTAGACAATGCTTGTACTTAAGTTGGAACATAAGGCAACAAATAATGCTTAAAAGCTAGGAAATTATGGGAATTTTGGATCCTTTGGAAAAACTTTGGAGTTTGGACCCTTTGGGAAATATTTCATATAAACAAACTTTAGAAAGACATCTGAGAAAGTAATCTAAAAAGAATGTAGTCAACTAAACCATTAGTCCCAGAAATTACTTGATGATCTTGAAAATAATGTGATCGAAAGAAATAAAGCAGCCATATATATGCTTGATCAGTTTTAGACTCAATGATCTTAAAAGCAGAAAATGAAGACACTACTGTTCTGTAGCTgagaaccctcccccccacacaagagGTAAGGAATTTCCACACATACCATTTTAAATCATTTTTACTCTTTAAGTAAGAAGCACTaagaaataaaacaattaaaagtaaCAATACAATCCCCCAAAACCTTCCCAGTTGAAATCAAATAATATAGCTGAACTGTGTACTTAAAAGGATTGTGAATTGTGTATTATGGGGTTTTGATATTTATTAGAAGTATAAAAACCAAAGGTTTTCTAGTGGCTAGCTGTCAGTAGTATTACTGTCATCAAGACATTATAAATCTTTACAAATAGCATGTTGTGCCCTGATATCAGTAACAATAAGCAGACATCATTCTAGATGCTTAAAACCCTAGGCCTCAACCATCAAATCTGAACCTTTAGACAACTGCACCAATTGCAGCAGAAAGTACTTCTGTTCTTCCATTCCTGCAACACTGTCTGTTTCTGCAATATGATACAATCTATTGGGGTAAGATGTGAGTGGGTCAGAATTTTAAAGATGCCTTCACACTTAGGTTGGCCCACAGCAGTCAGTGCAGATGTCATTGGTCCATGCTAAAGTCAACCAGTTAGCCTTTCAAGGACTCACTGTTTTTAGACACCATTCCAGCAAGGCTGAATAATCTTTCCAGTCCTCAGGCAACATCATCAAATGTCTCAGCTTTCAGGAAATTGGGTATCCAAAAGAGCAAAAGTTCATCAAGTGCCAATCCCTTGATGTCTCATTTGTATTCATGTACAAAATCCATGCACAAAACAGTCTTACCAAGTATtgcaaaaagaaaggcaataaaaGGGGTTGTGGTTCTGTGACAGAGCAGGTACTTTGTCTAGCTTCAGCAGAGTTCAGTCTTCAGTGTATTCAGTTAAATGATCCTAAGGATGTCATGAACAAATTACTATGAAAACAGAATGCATGAGAGAGGCTTGAGCAAGCACCGAGTTTCAAAAGCTAGCCTCTATCACAGAGCAATGCATAAGGCTCTCTTTTCAACTCTACCCCTTGCCAGgctcatagccagaaaattttgggtttGGGAGGGCCACTGTcactctctcatgctctctctttCACTGTCGCTCTCTTGTTCTCTCTGTTGCTCTCGCtgtagctctctctctccctcc includes these proteins:
- the LOC132572729 gene encoding aminomethyltransferase, mitochondrial-like isoform X1, which translates into the protein MGTMAHEPTPCTIKSPVMLQVGDMRTELGRPGVAVIDVILPHSQTIDLQEIVFKNYYTAFLSLRVLRQSSTDGGDERPSKWVTCLRNYCLMPHPHTEEGSQDYFSVSRHQMLCDMDRVAAIRLILRQPSPVWLHFSIEELQLFPGNQKSPQKGFPAWLSCPSQERPASLNDGLPDADKVSSEVQQMWVLTEMLQASQPAAQIGRFDDSLKQTPLYDFHRHHGGKMVAFAGWSLPVQYTHSHLESHLHTRQHCSLFDVSHMLQTKVFGKDRVKFLESLVVGDIAELKPDQGTLSLFTNEKGGIIDDLIVTSTSEQHLYVVSNAGCMDKDLALMQNKAKVMKTAGCDVDLEVSDNALLALQGPAMARVLQAGVSDNLAKLPFMSSAMMSVFGVQGCRVTRCGYTGEDGVEISVPASRAVELAELLLRDPTVWLAGLAARDSLRLEAGLCLYGNDIEESTTPVEASLIWTLGKRRRTAIDFPGAHIIVAQIKEKPKRRRVGLISTGPPIRQHMPILGPEDKIIGEVTSGCPSPCLQKNIAMGYVESEYSKPNTAIMVEVRKKSCPAQVTKMPFVPTHYYTVK
- the LOC132572729 gene encoding aminomethyltransferase, mitochondrial-like isoform X4, with protein sequence MLRAGAALRLVSPRLGFGEPTLCGKRDYAAGQDSLKQTPLYDFHRHHGGKMVAFAGWSLPVQYTHSHLESHLHTRQHCSLFDVSHMLQTKVFGKDRVKFLESLVVGDIAELKPDQGTLSLFTNEKGGIIDDLIVTSTSEQHLYVVSNAGCMDKDLALMQNKAKVMKTAGCDVDLEVSDNALLALQGPAMARVLQAGVSDNLAKLPFMSSAMMSVFGVQGCRVTRCGYTGEDGVEISVPASRAVELAELLLRDPTVWLAGLAARDSLRLEAGLCLYGNDIEESTTPVEASLIWTLGKRRRTAIDFPGAHIIVAQIKEKPKRRRVGLISTGPPIRQHMPILGPEDKIIGEVTSGCPSPCLQKNIAMGYVESEYSKPNTAIMVEVRKKSCPAQVTKMPFVPTHYYTVK
- the LOC132572729 gene encoding aminomethyltransferase, mitochondrial-like isoform X2 produces the protein MGTMAHEPTPCTIKSPVMLQVGDMRTELGRPGVAVIDVILPHSQTIDEIVFKNYYTAFLSLRVLRQSSTDGGDERPSKWVTCLRNYCLMPHPHTEEGSQDYFSVSRHQMLCDMDRVAAIRLILRQPSPVWLHFSIEELQLFPGNQKSPQKGFPAWLSCPSQERPASLNDGLPDADKVSSEVQQMWVLTEMLQASQPAAQIGRFDDSLKQTPLYDFHRHHGGKMVAFAGWSLPVQYTHSHLESHLHTRQHCSLFDVSHMLQTKVFGKDRVKFLESLVVGDIAELKPDQGTLSLFTNEKGGIIDDLIVTSTSEQHLYVVSNAGCMDKDLALMQNKAKVMKTAGCDVDLEVSDNALLALQGPAMARVLQAGVSDNLAKLPFMSSAMMSVFGVQGCRVTRCGYTGEDGVEISVPASRAVELAELLLRDPTVWLAGLAARDSLRLEAGLCLYGNDIEESTTPVEASLIWTLGKRRRTAIDFPGAHIIVAQIKEKPKRRRVGLISTGPPIRQHMPILGPEDKIIGEVTSGCPSPCLQKNIAMGYVESEYSKPNTAIMVEVRKKSCPAQVTKMPFVPTHYYTVK
- the LOC132572729 gene encoding aminomethyltransferase, mitochondrial-like isoform X3, translating into MGTMAHEPTPCTIKSPVMLQVGDMRTELGRPGVAVIDVILPHSQTIDSPQKGFPAWLSCPSQERPASLNDGLPDADKVSSEVQQMWVLTEMLQASQPAAQIGRFDDSLKQTPLYDFHRHHGGKMVAFAGWSLPVQYTHSHLESHLHTRQHCSLFDVSHMLQTKVFGKDRVKFLESLVVGDIAELKPDQGTLSLFTNEKGGIIDDLIVTSTSEQHLYVVSNAGCMDKDLALMQNKAKVMKTAGCDVDLEVSDNALLALQGPAMARVLQAGVSDNLAKLPFMSSAMMSVFGVQGCRVTRCGYTGEDGVEISVPASRAVELAELLLRDPTVWLAGLAARDSLRLEAGLCLYGNDIEESTTPVEASLIWTLGKRRRTAIDFPGAHIIVAQIKEKPKRRRVGLISTGPPIRQHMPILGPEDKIIGEVTSGCPSPCLQKNIAMGYVESEYSKPNTAIMVEVRKKSCPAQVTKMPFVPTHYYTVK